One Paenibacillus crassostreae DNA segment encodes these proteins:
- the gdhA gene encoding NADP-specific glutamate dehydrogenase gives MTFLRTNEPTEAVAKQYVNKIFETVQKRNPHELEFHQAVKEILDSLVPALAKQPKYMNAGILERLVEPERQITFRVPWVDDQGKVQVNRGYRVQFNSAIGPYKGGLRFHPSVNSSIIKFLGFEQIFKNSLTGQPIGGGKGGSDFDPKEKSDGEVMRFTQSFMTELHKYIGPDTDVPAGDIGVGGREIGFMFGQYKRIVGGNQAGVLTGKGIHYGGSLARPEATGYGTVYFVNEMLQAQGQSLEGSTIVVSGSGNVAIYAIQKANQFGAKVVACSDSNGYVHDPDGIDYEIVKRLKEVERKRISEYVKERPNATYHLGCEGIWSIPCDIALPCATQNEIDEDAARLLVKNGVKAVAEGANMPSTLAAIDVFLENGILFGPAKAANAGGVAVSALEMAQNSMRLSWTFEEVDKKLHDIMIDIHRSCAEAAESNGYPGNLVVGANIAGFTKVADAMLAQGVI, from the coding sequence ATGACTTTTTTACGAACAAATGAACCAACAGAAGCAGTTGCAAAACAATACGTAAATAAAATTTTCGAAACCGTACAAAAACGTAATCCACATGAACTTGAATTTCATCAGGCTGTAAAGGAAATACTGGATTCTCTCGTTCCAGCATTAGCTAAACAACCTAAGTACATGAATGCAGGTATCCTAGAACGACTTGTGGAACCAGAAAGACAAATTACATTCCGTGTGCCATGGGTAGACGATCAAGGTAAAGTTCAAGTAAATCGTGGTTATCGCGTACAGTTCAACAGTGCCATTGGCCCTTACAAAGGTGGGCTTCGCTTTCATCCTTCCGTTAACTCAAGCATCATTAAATTTCTAGGTTTTGAACAGATATTTAAGAATTCTCTTACAGGTCAACCTATCGGTGGAGGTAAGGGTGGATCCGACTTTGATCCTAAAGAGAAATCCGATGGCGAAGTTATGAGATTTACACAAAGCTTCATGACAGAACTTCACAAGTATATTGGTCCAGATACCGATGTGCCTGCTGGAGATATCGGAGTTGGAGGCAGAGAGATTGGGTTTATGTTCGGACAATACAAGAGAATCGTGGGCGGTAATCAAGCCGGTGTTCTTACGGGTAAAGGGATCCATTATGGTGGTAGTCTAGCACGTCCAGAGGCAACTGGCTATGGCACTGTATATTTTGTAAACGAAATGCTTCAAGCACAAGGTCAATCATTAGAAGGTAGTACGATTGTCGTATCCGGTTCGGGAAATGTAGCTATCTACGCGATTCAAAAAGCAAATCAATTCGGTGCAAAAGTCGTTGCATGTAGTGACTCCAATGGATATGTTCATGATCCTGATGGAATTGATTATGAAATCGTGAAAAGACTGAAGGAAGTAGAAAGAAAACGTATCAGTGAATATGTTAAAGAACGTCCTAATGCGACTTATCACCTAGGTTGTGAAGGAATCTGGTCTATCCCTTGTGATATTGCACTACCATGTGCTACTCAGAATGAGATTGATGAGGATGCGGCTAGATTGCTCGTGAAGAACGGCGTCAAAGCTGTGGCGGAAGGTGCAAACATGCCTTCTACCTTGGCTGCGATCGATGTATTCCTTGAGAATGGTATTCTCTTCGGACCTGCAAAAGCAGCTAATGCCGGTGGCGTAGCCGTTTCTGCACTAGAAATGGCCCAAAACAGTATGAGATTGTCTTGGACCTTTGAAGAAGTTGATAAAAAATTGCATGACATCATGATTGATATTCATAGAAGCTGTGCTGAAGCAGCAGAATCCAATGGATATCCTGGTAACCTTGTAGTGGGTGCGAATATTGCTGGATTCACTAAAGTTGCCGATGCCATGTTAGCTCAAGGTGTGATCTAA
- a CDS encoding CidB/LrgB family autolysis modulator, translating into MTGILYLILTLTIYYTAKFIYKKWTKVFLSPLLITPLALVLLLLWGGVPYETYNMGGQWLSDLLQPATVAFAVPLYKHFKVLKKHAVEIIASVLFGSIVAMITSVVLGKWMHLNSSLVTSLMPRSITTPIAINVSEVIGGVPNITAVFVIITGLLGTIIGPSVLKIFHIDNEVARGILLGTSAHGMGTSKAFELSKLSGTISSISMILAALFTLGMAPYMMSILLQY; encoded by the coding sequence ATGACCGGAATACTATACCTAATACTCACTCTCACCATTTATTATACGGCTAAATTCATCTATAAGAAGTGGACAAAAGTATTCTTATCCCCATTATTAATTACACCATTAGCTCTTGTTCTCTTGTTACTATGGGGAGGAGTGCCGTACGAAACCTACAACATGGGTGGTCAATGGCTCAGTGATTTACTCCAACCCGCAACCGTAGCATTTGCAGTTCCTTTGTATAAACATTTCAAAGTATTAAAAAAGCACGCCGTCGAGATTATCGCCAGCGTACTGTTTGGTTCAATCGTCGCCATGATCACATCTGTTGTTCTTGGTAAATGGATGCATCTAAACAGTTCACTTGTAACTAGCCTTATGCCACGCTCGATTACAACACCCATTGCCATCAATGTATCTGAAGTCATAGGTGGGGTTCCTAATATCACGGCTGTATTTGTTATTATCACAGGACTTCTTGGAACGATCATCGGTCCTTCTGTATTAAAAATTTTTCATATTGATAATGAAGTTGCGAGAGGGATCTTACTCGGAACAAGCGCACATGGAATGGGCACATCCAAAGCATTTGAACTAAGTAAATTAAGTGGTACCATCTCCAGCATCTCGATGATTCTGGCAGCTCTGTTCACCTTAGGTATGGCACCTTACATGATGTCAATATTATTACAATATTAA
- a CDS encoding methyl-accepting chemotaxis protein → MFEWLGFKTGLPLWWSYRLNQHMKNDIEEIFEGIAFTRMDILKDWVDEYWSHLERLLGQMVSNGLYADHYKDSGYLLDSLFAASRKRGIAFSEIFLLDQNRNVTFSTYSNHIGMQYSDDAEITKAIQHSSYDKKCLLGPYADPLTLEIGPSTSRFHDEMTLLYIVPIVEKGVWKGALCGRVPNDVLGDLIQRESGHVYPDSGDNYIFMAKPNLNKGITPGTALSRSRFEDVTFTHGDNLKEGIHTDFGMVQVQQHTELELIFKDPATGELHPGVANTIRNGSNLFVEFPGYSDYRHIPVIGKGVTFQLPHCPDVWGMMCEGDLEEVYRIRSIGWKIKKMNMMSALCFVALNILMYVIMSNMDSVVLGATVVGIVNILLGYTIQSISEGKANKPIVRNMSRLNQFVRLNAEGKGDLTKRLPIQEFSNDETRELAKWINNMIDSLEGIMLKVKYAAEDVIHSQELLKESTASTESSTNRVSGKILLMIRGIRSQLKDIDVAKDVSLHMSDTLRELEQSATNQIAIAQEEVEHIGDKMHQIKFKVEESNRTIRDFLDTTQNISKVLQSIEEISAQTHLLSLNASIEAAHAGEHGRGFAIVADEIRKLAELTNGSTTQIKDIISTINRQVEIAFQYMGEGSETVIEGNNMVASAKEILSNANSHDTQKTKVVDEVVALMEKIATVSIDNRKISADVEQTVQDLQTDVVHARSTSENVDSITQSLLQMVNQFQLTDRTQR, encoded by the coding sequence ATGTTCGAGTGGTTAGGTTTCAAAACAGGACTACCACTATGGTGGTCGTATCGGTTAAATCAGCATATGAAGAACGATATAGAAGAAATATTCGAAGGCATAGCCTTCACGCGGATGGATATTTTGAAGGACTGGGTTGATGAATATTGGTCACATTTAGAACGGTTACTTGGACAGATGGTGTCTAATGGACTATACGCTGATCATTATAAGGATTCTGGATACCTACTTGATAGTTTATTTGCAGCTTCTAGAAAACGAGGGATAGCCTTTTCAGAAATTTTTCTGCTAGATCAGAATCGAAACGTTACTTTTTCCACGTATTCAAATCATATCGGAATGCAATATAGTGATGATGCTGAGATTACTAAAGCTATCCAACACTCATCGTATGATAAGAAGTGTCTATTAGGTCCCTACGCTGATCCTTTAACATTAGAAATAGGTCCAAGTACCTCAAGGTTTCATGATGAGATGACTCTGCTCTACATAGTGCCTATCGTTGAAAAGGGGGTCTGGAAAGGCGCTCTTTGTGGTCGAGTTCCGAATGATGTCCTTGGTGATCTGATCCAAAGGGAGTCTGGTCATGTGTACCCCGATTCAGGAGACAATTATATATTTATGGCGAAGCCTAACTTGAATAAAGGTATTACTCCTGGGACAGCTTTATCGCGTAGTCGATTTGAAGATGTTACCTTTACACATGGAGATAATCTTAAAGAAGGGATTCATACAGATTTTGGCATGGTTCAAGTACAGCAACATACCGAATTAGAGTTAATTTTTAAAGATCCGGCAACTGGTGAACTACATCCTGGTGTTGCTAATACGATTCGCAATGGAAGCAATCTGTTTGTGGAATTCCCGGGGTATTCGGATTATCGTCATATTCCTGTCATAGGTAAAGGAGTGACTTTTCAGCTTCCTCACTGTCCAGATGTATGGGGTATGATGTGTGAAGGTGATTTGGAAGAAGTTTATCGAATTCGAAGCATAGGCTGGAAGATAAAGAAGATGAATATGATGTCTGCACTATGCTTCGTTGCTCTTAATATTCTCATGTATGTGATTATGTCCAATATGGATTCCGTGGTCTTAGGTGCGACTGTCGTAGGCATTGTAAACATCCTATTGGGCTATACTATCCAATCGATATCAGAAGGAAAGGCGAACAAGCCCATCGTACGTAATATGAGTCGTTTGAACCAATTCGTTCGACTTAACGCAGAGGGAAAAGGGGATTTGACGAAACGTCTACCTATTCAGGAATTCTCTAATGATGAGACCCGAGAGTTGGCAAAATGGATTAACAACATGATTGACTCATTGGAAGGGATCATGCTTAAAGTGAAATATGCTGCTGAGGACGTAATACATAGTCAGGAGCTTCTCAAAGAGTCAACGGCATCTACTGAGAGCTCTACAAATCGAGTAAGTGGGAAAATTTTACTGATGATTCGTGGTATTCGTAGTCAACTAAAGGATATCGATGTAGCTAAGGATGTCTCTCTTCATATGAGTGATACACTTCGCGAGCTTGAACAATCAGCAACAAATCAAATTGCGATAGCTCAAGAAGAAGTAGAGCATATTGGTGACAAGATGCATCAAATTAAATTTAAGGTTGAAGAGAGCAATCGTACCATTCGTGATTTCCTAGATACCACTCAGAATATTAGTAAGGTTCTCCAATCGATTGAAGAAATATCAGCACAGACCCACTTGCTATCGTTGAATGCATCTATTGAAGCGGCTCATGCGGGAGAGCACGGTAGAGGATTCGCTATCGTTGCGGATGAGATCCGAAAGCTAGCGGAATTAACGAATGGATCTACAACACAGATTAAAGACATCATTTCTACGATTAATAGACAAGTCGAAATTGCATTCCAATATATGGGCGAGGGGTCGGAAACAGTCATAGAAGGAAATAATATGGTTGCTAGTGCGAAAGAGATACTAAGTAATGCAAATAGCCATGATACTCAGAAGACGAAAGTCGTGGATGAAGTGGTAGCGTTGATGGAAAAGATTGCTACTGTAAGTATCGATAATCGGAAAATTTCCGCTGATGTGGAACAGACTGTTCAAGATTTACAGACCGACGTGGTTCATGCTCGAAGCACATCAGAGAATGTAGATTCCATTACACAATCGCTTCTTCAAATGGTGAACCAGTTCCAGTTAACAGATCGTACGCAACGATAA
- a CDS encoding LTA synthase family protein, with translation MSWSTSTKSILKTPFVLFTIILMLKGYLTWAVTFGDPFPWKLILTELPYIWMLFTLVEFFASKRKVSLYILIDLLITAIYFAVIMYYKYYGVIVTYHALEQVNQVTAVRNSVFSLLDPYYLFIFTDIIIFFILALRNEKFKTWRLHTAKKGRSKGTFALFILSLVVCLFNILPNRASMSEITQAQEMGILSYETYTILAKENTDWIPSSNITQESINELKGVTLPSPSAYWQKAEGKNVIILQMESFQNFLIDLKIDGHEITPNMNKLAAGSLYFPNFYQQVGQGNTSDAEFVVNTSFYIPPNGAATQVYANKHLPSLPKLLKEFGYQTATFHTNDVEFWNRRELYAALGFDKYYAQEFFEDKDVIFFGSSDEVLYEKTADKLKEMDDQEKPFYAQVISMTAHHPYTIPEDKYQMTLPERYEDTFVGDYIRSQNYADYALGQFIEELKENGVWDNSLVITYGDHLGLPLYSLDNDDEELLQEIYGHEYSYADMMNIPLIISGNGITSSRVLEQIGGQVDVMPTIANLVGASLNQQIHFGQDLLNQSYNLLPERYYLPTGSFMSDSALFLPGNGYEDGTHYPFAGEGEDSISATEAEYERALKLLHLSDSYVSQLPDRVQE, from the coding sequence ATGTCTTGGTCAACGTCAACGAAAAGTATTCTGAAGACGCCTTTTGTTCTATTCACCATCATACTAATGCTAAAAGGATATTTAACTTGGGCAGTAACTTTCGGAGATCCATTTCCGTGGAAATTGATTCTTACCGAACTACCCTATATCTGGATGCTGTTTACGCTTGTTGAGTTCTTCGCGAGCAAACGAAAAGTCAGCCTGTATATATTGATCGATCTACTTATAACAGCAATATATTTCGCAGTCATTATGTATTATAAATATTACGGAGTTATCGTAACTTACCACGCATTAGAACAAGTGAATCAGGTAACCGCAGTTCGTAACAGTGTTTTTTCATTGCTTGATCCCTATTATTTATTCATTTTTACGGACATTATTATCTTCTTCATCCTAGCACTCCGCAATGAAAAGTTTAAAACTTGGCGGTTACACACAGCGAAAAAAGGAAGAAGTAAAGGTACATTTGCTTTATTCATCCTCTCCTTGGTCGTGTGTTTGTTCAACATCCTTCCTAATCGTGCTAGTATGAGTGAAATCACTCAAGCTCAAGAGATGGGAATTCTCAGTTATGAGACCTACACGATTCTCGCCAAAGAGAATACAGATTGGATTCCTAGCAGCAACATTACACAAGAATCGATTAATGAGTTAAAAGGAGTGACCTTACCATCACCCTCTGCTTACTGGCAGAAGGCTGAAGGGAAAAACGTCATTATCCTTCAAATGGAGTCCTTTCAGAACTTTCTCATCGATCTTAAGATCGACGGACATGAAATTACTCCTAATATGAATAAGCTTGCTGCAGGAAGCTTGTACTTCCCTAATTTTTATCAGCAAGTCGGTCAAGGTAATACTTCAGATGCAGAATTTGTTGTTAATACTTCTTTTTATATTCCACCTAACGGGGCAGCAACTCAAGTCTATGCTAACAAGCATTTACCGAGCCTCCCCAAACTGCTGAAAGAATTCGGATATCAGACTGCAACCTTTCATACGAATGATGTTGAGTTTTGGAATCGTAGAGAACTATATGCTGCGCTTGGGTTCGACAAATATTATGCACAAGAGTTCTTCGAAGATAAAGATGTTATTTTCTTCGGATCTTCTGATGAAGTACTCTATGAGAAAACTGCAGATAAACTTAAAGAGATGGATGATCAAGAAAAACCCTTTTATGCTCAAGTTATCTCGATGACAGCTCATCATCCATATACTATTCCAGAAGATAAATATCAGATGACTTTACCAGAACGTTACGAGGACACATTCGTTGGTGATTATATTCGTTCACAGAATTATGCTGATTATGCTTTAGGCCAATTCATCGAGGAACTTAAGGAGAATGGCGTATGGGACAACAGCCTTGTTATTACTTACGGAGATCATTTAGGTTTACCTTTATATTCTCTTGATAATGATGATGAGGAGCTGTTGCAAGAAATCTATGGACATGAATATAGCTATGCGGACATGATGAATATTCCCCTTATTATTAGTGGCAATGGTATCACTTCATCACGTGTTCTAGAGCAGATTGGTGGGCAAGTTGACGTTATGCCAACGATAGCCAACCTAGTAGGCGCATCGCTTAACCAACAAATTCATTTCGGACAGGATCTTCTTAATCAAAGCTATAATTTGCTACCAGAGAGATATTATCTGCCCACGGGTTCTTTTATGAGCGATAGTGCCCTATTCCTGCCTGGTAATGGATACGAAGACGGTACTCATTACCCATTCGCTGGTGAAGGTGAAGATTCTATAAGCGCAACAGAAGCAGAATATGAACGGGCATTGAAGCTTCTTCACCTATCCGACAGCTATGTGAGCCAGCTTCCCGATCGCGTTCAAGAATAA
- a CDS encoding CidA/LrgA family protein, which yields MRNMIKGILQVAALMGFSILMNQLTEWLQWKVPGSILGILVIFILLETHIIRLEWIEIGANWLLAELLLFFVPAAVGIMKYIPMLQSDGLRILIVVIISTFVVMLSTGLMAKRISKRKEPHVS from the coding sequence ATGAGAAATATGATCAAAGGGATCCTACAAGTCGCAGCCTTAATGGGCTTCTCCATACTAATGAATCAATTAACAGAGTGGCTCCAATGGAAAGTGCCTGGCAGCATCCTAGGTATCTTGGTGATCTTCATTCTCTTAGAAACCCATATTATTCGTCTAGAATGGATCGAAATCGGAGCGAATTGGTTACTTGCTGAACTTCTATTATTCTTCGTCCCCGCTGCTGTCGGGATCATGAAATATATCCCTATGCTACAAAGTGACGGTTTACGTATTCTGATTGTTGTCATCATAAGTACTTTTGTTGTTATGCTCAGTACAGGACTTATGGCCAAAAGAATTTCTAAGAGAAAGGAGCCACACGTATCATGA
- a CDS encoding Gfo/Idh/MocA family protein: MMQQLRIGMIGTGWFSQVHADNLIVMEGLKLQAICGSSIDKGKQMAKHYGANGYGNVTEMLEAEQLDAVYICVPPMVHGEIEEQLIERGIPFLVEKPIAINSEVPRQLLQKIKDKSLLTSVGYHLRYKETVHQMKQLLSEQMVGMAVGQWMGSMPGVSWWRQQEGSGGQFIEQTTHIVDILRYCLGEVEEVYAVYGNRVAHEQHENVSVADVGTVTLKLMNGVIANISNTCILPGNVDQSGITFYTNEGLLDWNNNRLNVVTSNIRTEYSDPTNPYVAESEAFIHAIRTGDSSRIRSDYEDAFKTQLVTSAALESANTGLPTKIQY; encoded by the coding sequence ATGATGCAACAATTACGAATTGGGATGATTGGAACAGGGTGGTTCTCACAAGTTCATGCAGATAATTTGATTGTGATGGAAGGGCTCAAGCTTCAAGCTATTTGTGGTAGTAGTATAGACAAAGGAAAACAAATGGCTAAACATTATGGAGCAAATGGTTACGGAAATGTGACAGAGATGCTGGAAGCTGAACAGCTTGATGCTGTATATATCTGTGTACCACCAATGGTACATGGGGAAATCGAAGAGCAGTTAATTGAAAGAGGTATTCCATTTCTTGTAGAGAAACCTATTGCAATTAACTCAGAAGTACCTCGCCAATTGCTGCAAAAAATTAAAGATAAATCATTACTGACTTCCGTTGGATATCACTTACGATATAAAGAAACAGTCCATCAAATGAAACAATTACTTAGTGAGCAAATGGTTGGTATGGCTGTGGGACAATGGATGGGTAGTATGCCTGGCGTGTCATGGTGGAGACAACAAGAAGGATCAGGTGGACAATTTATTGAGCAGACAACGCACATTGTTGATATTCTAAGATATTGCCTGGGAGAAGTTGAAGAGGTCTACGCCGTATATGGGAATCGTGTTGCACATGAGCAACATGAAAATGTAAGCGTTGCCGATGTGGGTACAGTAACGTTGAAGCTGATGAATGGTGTGATTGCGAACATCTCTAATACCTGTATTCTTCCAGGTAATGTAGACCAGTCAGGAATCACGTTCTATACAAATGAAGGATTGCTGGACTGGAATAATAACAGATTGAATGTGGTGACATCCAATATTCGTACAGAGTATAGCGATCCAACCAATCCCTATGTGGCAGAAAGTGAAGCATTCATCCATGCCATACGTACGGGTGATTCCTCACGGATCCGTTCGGATTATGAGGATGCTTTCAAGACCCAACTAGTGACTTCTGCCGCATTAGAATCTGCCAACACAGGACTACCAACCAAGATTCAATATTAA